The genomic region GGGTGTCGATTTGCCGCCCGGTGTGTTTCACGGCCTGGTGGTGCTGGAGCCCGATACCTTGATGTTCGAATGCAAAGCCGGACCGTATCGACCGGTGGGCGAGGGTGAGCTGGCCAGTTGGGCTCCCCGTGAAGGCGATGCTGAAGTGGCTGAGTATCAGCGCTGGATGCTTGCCCAGTTCGATTGAGCTAAAGTGCTGGGCCATCTTCCACGGAGCGGCCCATGCGCCTTTTGATCCGCAGTTGCGCCGCCCTGGCGCTGACCCTCAGTTTGCCCCTGGCGGCCGCTCCGGCGCCGCTGCATAGCCAATTCCTGCCTCCCGACGACCTGACCCTGCGCGCCGAAGCTCCGGACCAGCAACAATTGCTGCAAGTCACCGAGTATTCGGTGGTGGTGGGTAACCAGCGCCAATCCACCCAGCAGCCGATTCCGGTGACCTCACCGTTGATGATCCGCCTCAAGGGCAAGTCCCTGAACAAGGGCGCGACCATCACCCAGGTGATCCTAAACTTTGATGCCGAAAGCAAAAGCCTGAAAAAGCCGGTGTTCGACGATAAAAGCAAAACGCTGACCTTGTCGTACCCGATGACCCAGTACCGGGTCATCGTCGATTTGCTGCGCAACGACACGGTGTATGTGCAGTTCCTCAGTTACGCCAATGGCCATATCTGGGCCGATTTGCACACCGGCGCCGTTCGCCCCAAATAATCCAGCCGACGCGGATTCGGCGGTGTAAATACAGTCAATGTGGGAGCTGGCTTGCCTGCGATAGCGATGCATCAGTAACAGATGGGCCAGCGGACCCACCGCTATCGCAGGCAAGCCAGCTCCCACATTGGTTCGCGTAGCTTTCGAAGCCGCTGTGCCGCAGGTAAACTGCTTTTCCCGTGTAAATGTCTGCAGGCTGGAGTCGGTAATGCGTAAAGATAAGAAACAGGTGATTGGTGATGAAATCGGCGACGAGCAAATCAAGCTGTTCCTGGATTTCGAGCCGGTAGACGCCACTTCGCCGTCCCTGCACAAGCTGATCAAGGCTTACCGTGGCCTGCGTATCGACGACTTTGAACGCTTCCTGGGGTTTTTCAAGGAAGCCGGCCTGGACCTCGATGGCAAGGATGAGCATGGCCAGACCTTCGTTGAAGTGATCAAGGACCAGCGCAACGCCGCTGAGTACATCGAGCTGATCGAACAAGCCCGCGGCTGATTGCTACAGACGAAAAAAACGCCCCATTCGGGGCGTTTTTTCGTTCCCACGCTCTGCGTGGGAATGCATCCACTGACGCTCTGCGTCACGACGCTCAAGCGTAGCTTTCGGTCTCGCTGCTCTGCTCAACCAGTTCCAGGCTGATGTTGTTCTGCGTGTTGATCTTGCGATACAGCTCGGCATCGGTCTCCAGGACCTTTTCCCGAGCCGGGAAGATCTCGTGCAGCTTGGCAGCCCATTCACCGGCCGCTTTGGTCGGGAAGCAGCGTTCGATCAGTTCCAGCATGATCGACACCGTCACCGAAGCGCCCGGGGATGCGCCCAGTAAGGCGGCCAACGAGCCGTCTTTTGCCGCAACCAGCTCGGTACCGAATTGCAGCACGCCGCCTTTCTTCGGGTCTTTCTTGATGATCTGCACCCGTTGGCCGGCCACTTCCAGGCGCCAGTCTTCGGCTTTCGCCTCAGGGTAGAAGCGACGCAGGGATTCCAGGCGCTGTTCCATGGACTGGCGCACTTCGCTGACCAGGTACTTGGTCAGGTCCATGTTGTCCCGGGCCACGGCCAGCATCGGGCCGATGTTGCCGGCGCGAATCGACAGGGGCAGGTCAAGGAACGAACCGTGTTTGAGGAACTTGGTGGTGAAGCCGGCGTATGGCCCGAATAGCAGGGACTTCTTGCCATCGACCACACGGGTGTCCAGGTGCGGCACCGACATGGGTGGCGAACCCACGGCCGCCTGGCTGTAGACCTTGGCCTGGTGGTGCTTGACCACTTCCGGGTTGTCGCAACGCAGCCACTGGCCGCTTACGGGGAAACCGCCGAAGCCTTTGCTTTCTTCGATGCCCGAGGCTTGCAGCAGCGGCAGGGCCGCGCCACCGGCGCCGAGGAACACGAACTTGGCGTCCACATCACGGGAGTTGCCGCTGTTGACGTCCTTGATGCTCACGGTCCAGCCGGCGCCGTTGCGCTTGAGGCCGGTGACGCGCTTGCTGTACTTGACCTGGGCATCCGGTGCGCTGGTCAGGTGCGAGAGCAGTTGGTTGGTCAGGGCGCCGAAGTTGACGTCGGTGCCGTTCATCACGCGGGTGGCAGCGATTTTTTCGTCCAGGGGGCGGCCGGGCATCATCAGCGGCATCCACTCGGCCATTTCGCTGCGGTCTTCGGTGTAGTACATGTCCGAGAACGCGTGGTGCTGGCTGAGGGTTTCAAAACGCTTCTTGAGGAACGACACGCCTTTCTCGCCCTGCACGAAACTCAGGTGCGGCACGGGGCTGATAAAGGACTTGGACGAGCCAAAGGTGCCTTTCTTGGTCAAGTAAGCCCAGAACTGCTTCGACACCTCGAATTGGGTGTTGATGTGCACAGCTTTCTTGATGTCGATGGAGCCGTCAGCGGCCTGCGGTGTGTAGTTCAGCTCACACAGCCCGGCGTGGCCGGTACCGGCGTTGTTCCACGGGTTGGAACTTTCCGCGGCACCCGAATCCATCAGCTCAACGACTTCCAGCTTGAGGCCGGGGTCGAGCTCTTTGAGCAGTACGGCGAGGGTGGCACTCATGATGCCCGCACCTACCAGTACTACGTCGACTGCTTCGTTATGCGCCATTTAACGCGTCTCCAAAATCTGCAGCACCAAATTGACGGCATGGCTGCCAGGAGTGACGGGGCGGTTCACGTGATGCCCCAGGTTACCCATGGCCAGGATCGCCATGTCCGATTCTTCGCAATTTATCGCAAGCGGACGCTGCCGACCGGGCCTGATCTGCGTATGAACGCATTTAAGGGCACCTGTGGCAATTCGACTTATGGTCAAGCTCGTCCGATCGTGCAACCAAATCCGTAGCGGACAGGCTTCAAACTCCGGTTTTTGAGGAGTGCTCGGTCCTGTGTGGTGGGGCTGTTCCAGACGCTGATGGTGCTTGTACAAACGCAAAACTATTCATTTGCTCGCCACACTCTTGTGAAGTTGTGAAAACCCGTTTTTTTCACGCTCTTTTGAAGACGTGAACCTCAAAAAAGGGCTGCCCCAGCCTGGCACCTGGCCCGAAATAACTGCCGGCAAGCGGCAAAACGGGCAAACAACTCAAGTGGCCGAGCGCATGGCAGCTCTGGCAGATTCGGGTAAAGACGATGGTTTGCAGAGAAAACAGCAAGCTCGCCAGCTTCACTCGATCTGTGTGGGCGGCTCTCTGTGGGCGGTGCGGGGAGCTAACACAAGTGCATTAGCGATGCTGCGAGGCCCGATCAGGAGACGTCCTTATAATCGGGGGGAGATTGTAGCGAAGAAATGCGCGCAAATGGGCGTGTTTAATGACTTTTATTAGCAGTCTGGTCAGGAGGCCAACACATGCCGTTGCTGTGGCTGCGAAACCCGTGGGTTGATGCGGGCGCTGGCCGGCAGCGGGCGGTGCATCCAGCTCAGGCGAGTCTCTTCGACTTCGACCCAGCCTTCGCCGACGGGCGGCAGGCTGCACTGTTTGAAAGCCTGGCAGCAGCCATGGGCATCGAGCAGTGCAAAGTGACGATGACTGGCATGGGAAAAGAACAAAGATTTGAGAAGGCGCATGGTTGTGTACCCGGTTCGTTACATGCTGCGAAGGTTGGCAGTCTGGCATGACAGTGGGGTGACGGTTCTGTGTGAAAATTGTAATTTCGCCGACAGTTCAGGCGCCGTTCAGGAATTCTGGTGAGTGGCGAGCGCTCACCGTTATACTGGCGCCCTGTTTGCATCTAGTCCTGGAGAAATGAGTATGTTGCAACGCCTGTTGTTCGGTTTGATCACTGTGACCAGTTTGACCCTGGTTGGCTGCGCCCACAGCCCGCAACAACTCAGCCCGCAACCGAAAATCACCACCCAGTTGGCGCCTGTCGGCCATGGCCAGCCGGTGTCGGTGCGTGTGGTTGATGGGCGTCCGTCGCCGACCCTCGGCACCCGTGGCGGCCTGTACCCGGAAACCAGCGCCATTACGGTGACCGGTGCGGACGTGCTGCCCAAGCTGCAAGCCCAGGCCGAAGCGGCCGTGCGCCTGTTGGGCTTCACCCCGTCCAACTCGCCAGGTGCTCCACAACTGACCATCACCCTGGCCGAGCTGAAGTATCAGTCGCCCAAGGAAGGCCTGTACGTGACTGAAGCCACCATCGGCGCAACCTTCAAGTCCGACGTGACTGCCGGTACCCGTCGCTACAGCGGCCGTTACGGCGCTTCCCTGGACCAGCGCTTCGGTATGGCGCCGAACCAGGAAACCAACACCAAGCTGGTCAGCGACGTGTTGAGCGATGCCCTGACGCGCCTGTTCAAGGACCCGAGCATCGGTTCGCTACTCAGCTCGCAGTAACCGTCAGGCGGGCGCGGAGCGCCCCAGTCGGCATTCCTTTGCGGCGCGTGGGAACGATCACCGGGCTCAGCGATGAGCCCGGTTTTTTTACGCCTGTAGTTTTCATGCAGCCGTTTCGACATAAAAGTCCAGCACACTCACTCCAGTGAGCAAATCCAGCTCCGGCAGGTCGGCATGCTGATGCCCGCCGAGGGCGCAATACACCAGCCAGTGGCGGTCCTGCACATTGAACGCGAGGCCGCCTACCAGCGCCTCTTGCTCATCACTTGGGGCAATCAGATACAGCCGATCCTGGTTCTGCGCGTGCAACATGACAAGCTCCCGGGCTTTCGAAGGGCAACAGAGTGGCTTGTTAAGGTGACGTTCAGGTGACGCTGTAAATTACTGGATACATTAGCCGTCAATGGGGAAGGAGTAATGACGCGCAGGCGGCGCATATCATTCAGGTTTGTATCTGGATTGATACCAAGACACTGATACATCGAGGTTTGCGATGTCGCTGACCGCACTACTGCTCAATTCCCTTGCCCTGTTGCTGGCCTGCCCGGCGGCTTGGCTGCTGTTTGTCACACGCCTGCGGGAACAGCGCGCGATAGCCAGGCTTGCCGCGCAAAGCGAACTGCGGGCCATTGATCAACCGATGCTGTTTCTTGATGTGCTGACCCAGCGTACCCATCGCCTGTTCTACCGGCTGGGGTTTGTCTGGCTCGGGCTGGCGTTGCTGGTGTCCTTGTTCAGTACCCGATTGTAAGAACACCCTAAAACAAATGTGGGAGCGGGCTTGCTCGCGAAAGCGCGGTGTCAGTCAATACATGATTGGCTGATCCACCGCCTTCGCGAGCAAGCCCGCTCCCACATTAGGTTTGCGCTGTTGCTGGTACCGGGTTACAGGGCAATCCCGGCCTTGACCCGATACTGATTCCTCACCGGCGTCGCGTATTGCAGCACCAGATACGGCCGATGCTCGGCCGGGCACGCATTCAAGCGCCGCTCCCACTCCGCTTTCGCCTTGGCCAGCTCGTCCGCCGGGAATACCTCGGCTGCGGTCGGCACCTGCAATTGCGGGTCGGCATCGCTCCATTGGGCGTACGCCAGGTAATGCACCGGGAACAACCGATAACCGCCCAGAATCTGCCGGTCCATTTCGATCGCCAATAGCTTGGTGTCTTCGAAAGCCTGGGTGATCGGCGGCGCGAAGTTGACGTGCACCCGGCCCTTGTAGCCGGTGATACCCAGGGCAATGCTCACGTCATCTTCCCCCGGCGCCTTGCTGTAGGTGCCGGTGGTGGCGCGGATGTACAGTTCGCGGGCCTTGGCTGCGTCGCACGGGTCATATTCGTAGCTGATGGACACCGGCGTCAGGTTCAGTGACTGAATGACCTCGGCGAACGGCTCGTCCTTGCGGCTCATGTGGAACATCTTGAGGATCGCCGACTCGGTGCGATCATCCCCATCCTTGGCGCGGCCTTCGGCCTGGGCGATCCAGATCGACTGGCAGTCATTGCGAATCGAATGGTTGATGTACGCCGACAGCAGTTGATAAGCCGCCATCTTCTCTTTGCGCCCGGTAATCGAGCGGTGCACGATGAAACTCTTGTTCAGGCGCATCAGGTCGCTGACAAACGGCTTTTGCAGCAGGTTGTCACCGATGGCGATACGTGGCGTGGGCAGGCCGGCGTGGTACACGGCGTAGTTGACGAAGGCCGGGTCCATCACGATGTCGCGGTGGTTGGCCAGGAACAGGTAGGCGCTGCCGGACTTGAACTGCTCGACGCCGGTATAAGTCACCCCGTCGGTCGCGCGCTCGATGGTGTGGTCGACGTAAAACTCGACTTTGTCCTGTAGCGTGGCCACGGTGGTGACGCCGGCAAACTCACGGCGCAGTTTATGGGCGATCATCGGCTTGAGCAGCCAGCCGAAGGCGCCAGCAAAGCGCGGAAAGCGAAAGTGGGTCAGGATGTCCAGAAAGGCCTTGTCACTGAACAGTCGGGCCAGCACTGCCGGGACTTCGCTGTCGTTGTAAGGTCGGATGGTATCGAATTCGCCCATCATGCTCTCTTGTTAGAAACGGCTAGGGTAAGTAAAGGTTTGGAACAATAAATATCAGGGCGTGGTCCGGGCAATTGACCGGGACGAAAAATAGCCCTGTAAATAGACCGGCGATTATACGCACAAGTCACCTTGGAGACCGCGATGGAAGAGGAGTCGTACGAATGTCCTTATTGTGGCGAGGTAGTCACGGCGTTACTGGACCTGTCGGCAGGCGATCAGGAATATATAGAAGATTGCCCGGTGTGCTGCCGGCCCATCGTTTTCGAACTGCAGGTTCATGGCGACGAATGGATGCTCAACGTGCGCAGCGAGAACGAATAAAGGTACGCCCATGCAGCGAATCTACGAACCGGAAAACCTGATGGAAGGCGAGCTGCTGCAAGGCATGCTCGAAAGCGAGGGCATCACCGCGCATCTGGTAGGGCGCGATTTGCTCGGTGGCACTGGCGAATTACCGATTTATGGCCTGCTGGCCCTGGCGGTGGAGAACGACCAGGCCGCTTATGCCCGTGAGCTGATCACTGCCTACAACGGTGCGCAACCGCTGCCCGGTGATGAACCCGACAGCTTCCCCGACGTGTTGGTCTGTTAGGCTGTCGGCCAGTTTCTCCAAGAGTCGTGTTGCCCCATGTGTGGACGTTATGCCCTGTTTCGCTGGAACCCTGCGTTTGCTGCCTTGCCGGGCTTTCCGGCCGACCAGCAGGCCCAGTGGAACATCTCCCCCAATGATTCGGTGCTGATCCAGCGCCTCAGCGACGGCCAGCACACCCTGGCGCGAGCGCGCTGGGGCCTGACGCCGCCCTGGTTGACCGATCTCTCGCGCACGCCTGCCCATGCCCGCGCAGAAACCCTGGCAGAGCAACCGATGTTTCGCGAAGCCTTTCGCCAGCGCCGCTGCCTGTTGCCGGCCAATGGGTTCTACGAATGGCGCGGCACCCAGCGCAAGCGCCCGTACTGGCTGACGCCGGGAGAGGGCAGCACGCTGTTCTTTGCGGCGATCTGGGAAGCGTATCCGGTGCAGGAACAGGTGTGGCTGAGCACGGCGGTGGTGACCCAGGCGGCGCAGAGTCAGCGCCGGCCGTTGATTCTGGATGCGGCGGGGCAGGCAGCCTGGTTGAACCCCGAGACGCCGTTGCACACCTTGCAGGCTTTGTTGGCCAGTGAACCCTCCGCGTTGCGCGAGCGAGTGCTGGCCAATATGGTCAACGATCCGAAGCTGAATGGACCGGAGTGCCTGACTCCGGGTTGAGCGTTGTGTTGAATCGGCCGGCCTCTTCGCGAGCAAGCCCGCTCCCACGTTTGATTGCATTTCAACTGAAGGAATGCGGTCGAATGTGGGAGCGGGCTTGCTCGCGAAGGCGCCCGAAAGGGCGCCGCTTGACTTAAACCTTGAACTGATTGATCAACCGCCGCTGCTGCTCCGCCAGCTTGGTCAGGTCCGCACTGGCTGCACTCGATTCATCCGCCCCGCCTGCCACTTCATTGGCCACCTGCCCGATATTGATCACGTTACGGTTAATGTCCTCGGCCACCGCGCTCTGTTCCTCGGCGGCGCTGGCGATCTGGGTGTTCATGTCGTTGATCACCGACACCGCCTGGGTAATGGTCTCCAGTGCCTGAGCCGCCTTGGCCGCATGTTGCACGCTTTCATCGGTACGGTTCTGGCTGTCTTCCATCACCTGCACCACGTCGCGGGTGCCTTGCTGCAATTGCTGGATCATGGTCTGGATTTCTTCAGTGGCCTTCTGAGTCTTCTGTGCGAGATTGCGCACCTCGTCGGCCACCACTGCAAACCCGCGTCCCTGTTCTCCGGCCCGTGCGGCTTCGATCGCTGCGTTGAGCGCCAGCAGGTTGGTCTGCTCGGCAATCCCGCGAATCGCCGTAAGGATGGCGTTGATGTTTTCGCTGTCCTTGGCCAGCGCCTGCACCACACCGACCGCCTTGCCGATTTCCTCGGCGAGGGCACCGATGGAGGTGGAGGTGTCGCGCACAATCTGCATGCCCTGGCTCGCCGCTTGATCAGCGTGGCTGGCGGCTTGTGCAGCCTGGGTGGCGTTGCGCGCCACGTCCTGGGCGGTCGCGGTCATCTCGTGCACGGCGGTGGCTACCTGGTCGATCTCGATCATTTGCTTGTGCACGCCCTGGTTGGTGCGAATCGCGATGTCGGCGGTGTGCTCCGACGAGTCGCTGACCTTCTGCACCGAACTCACCACTTGGGTAATCATTCCCTGCAACTTGGCCAGGAATGTATTGAAGCCGCTGGCAATCGCCCCCAGTTCGTCGGCGCGATCACTGGTCAGGCGCCGGGTCAGGTCACCTTCGCCCTGGGCGATGTCATTGAGCATCGCCACCATTTGCTTGAGCGGCCGGGCAATCCCGTGGCCCACCAGCCAGATCACCAGCAAGCCAATGCCGGCGATGAGCAGACCGGCCACGGCCATACCGAAAATATCGGTTTTGCGCTGGGCGTCCAGGTCGTGTTGCATCGCCTGCAAGTCCGCCATTACCGCGCTCAAGGGCAGTTGCAGCATCAAGGTCCAGCGGGCATCGGTCTGGCCGATGTTGAACGGCAGGAACAACTCGATATGCCCGTGTTCCTTATCCACGTCGTAACGTACTTCGCCGATCTTCAACTGGCCGAGGTTGGACAGCTCGTTGCTGTCGAGCAGGTCGCTGGCTTTTTCCCCCAGCTTGCTGGCGTCCTTGGTATAGGCCACCAGGCGGCCGTTGCTCGAGATCAGCGCCAGTTCACCGGCGCCGTTGTACAAATTCTGATCAGCCTTGGTGAGCATTTCCTGGATGAAGTTCACCGACAGGTCGGCACCGACGATGCCCTGGAAGGTGCCGTCGATCATGATCGGTTCGATAAACGAAGCGAGCATCACCATTGCGTTGCCCACCTTGTAGGGGGCCGGGTCGATGGCGCAGGGCTTTTTGCTTTCCTTGGAGCACAGGTAGTACTCACTGGCGCGCACACCGGTGGACAGGATGGTCTGGTCCGCCACGTCAGCCAGTTTATCCAGGCCCAGGCTGCCGTCGGCATTACGGAACCACCAGGGCAGGAAGCGACCGTTGGTTTCGATACCGACTACCGGGCTGTTCACGTAGGCGGCGTCGTTGTGGTCGATGGCGTTGGCTTCCCAACCAATATAGGCGCCGAGAATCTTCGGGTTGCGCACCACGGTTTCGTGGATCAGGTTGATCAGTTGTTCGCGGGAAACTGCCAGTTGGGGGTTGCCGCTGGCGTCCTTCATGCCCATCAGGGCGTTGGTGGTGGCCAGGCCTTTGGCCGTCACCAGTGGCGCTTCCAGTTCACGCTGGATCAGCGTCGCCTGGGTTTGCGCCAGCGCGGTCAGGCGCTGCTCGATGATCTGCTCGAATTGCCCCTGGGTGCGTTCCTGCACCATGTCTTGGGTGCGCGCGCCGGCGAACAAGGCGTACAGCACCAACACCGCTACCACGCTCAGGACAATGGCCCCGGCCAGGGCTGCGACAGAAAATTGAATGGACTTGAACTTCATGACGGCTCCGAGCGCAGGGGAGATTGGCTGCTTGTTTATATCGGCCACGAGCGGGGGAGACATGAGGGCGATCCCCTCAAAATGACTGTGCCGGATTGGCGAATGTCGCAAATGGGATGGTCGCCAACGGTTTATGAATTTTTTGCGGCAGTGTGGGATATGTCTGAAATCAGGCGGCTACACGTCTGTTGTATCTGGCGCCGATACAATTGGCCGACTACGATACGCGCCATGTTTTCAGGGAGAAGGTTGATGAAAAAGACAGTAGCGGTATGTGCATTGGGCGTGTCGGTATTGCTCGCCGGTTGCCAGTCGGTCAACACCACCAGCGGCGGCGCCGTGGGCGTTGAGCGCAAGCAATACATGTTCAGCATGTTGTCGAGTCAGGAAGTCGACCAGATGTATGCGCAGTCGTACCAGCAGACCCTGGGTGAAGCCAGCGGCAAAGGCCTGGTGGACAAGACCAGCGCCAACGCCAAGCGCGTGCAGGCGATTGCCAACCGCTTGATCGCCCAGGCACCCACGTTCCGCCCGGATGCAGCGCAGTGGAAGTGGGAAGTGAACCTGATCAAAAGTGACGAGATGAACGCCAACTGCGGGCCAGGCGGCAAGATCTTTGTCTACAGCGCGTTGATCGACAATCTCAAACTGACCGACGACGAACTCGCCGCGGTGATGGGCCATGAAATTGCCCATGCCTTGCGTGAACACGGCCGCGAAGCCATGTCCAAGGCATACGGTATCGAAATGGCGAAGCAGGGGGCTGGTGCGTTGTTCGGCCTCGGTCAGGACAGCATGGCGCTGGCTGATACCGTGGCCAACTACGGCATGACCTTACCCAACAGCCGCAGCAATGAAAACGAAGCGGACCTGATCGGCCTGGAGTTGTCGGCGCGTGCCGGCTACAACCCGAACGCGGCGATTACCCTGTGGAACAAAATGGCCAAGGCTTCGGAAGGCTCGCCACCTGAATTCATGAGTACTCACCCGGCTTCCAGCAGCCGGATCGCCTCCTTGCAGGCGGCTATTCCGAAGGTGATGCCGTTGTATCAGCAGGCGAAAAAATCCTGATTTATAAGACTGAAATGCAAATCTGAATGTGGGAGCCCGGCTTGTGTGGGAGCCGGGGTTGCCCGCGATGCAGGCACCTCGGTGTGTCAGTTGCACCGAGGTGATGCTATCGCAGGCAAGCCAGCTCCCACTCAAGCCCAGCCCCCATATGGGGTTGCGTTTAGATCCAGCCGCTGCTCTGCATGGCCTTGTACACCGCAACAATGGCCAGGATGAAAAACGCCGTAGCCGCCAGTCGACGAATCAGCGTCAGCGGCAGTTTGTCCGCGGCAAAATTCCCCGCCAGCACCACCGGTACGTTGGCAATCAACATGCCCAGGGTCGTGCCGATAATCACCAGCCACAGTTCCGGGTATTGCGCCGCGAGCATCACGGTAGCGATCTGGGTCTTGTCGCCGATTTCCGCGAGGAAGAACGCGATCAGGGTAGTCAGGAAGGGGCCGAACTTGCGTGCAGTACTGGTTTCGTCATCGTCGAGTTTGTCGGGCACCAGGGTCCAGAGCGCCGTGGCACAGAAACTCGCCGCGAGGATCCAGTGCAACACCGCATCCGAGAAGAAACTCCCGAACCAGGCCCCCACGGCGCCGGCGGCCGCATGGTTGGCGAGGGTCGCGGCAATGATGCCGGCGATGATCGGCCAGGGTTTGCGAAAGCGTGCAGCGAGAACGAGTGCGAGCAGTTGCGTCTTGTCACCAATTTCGGCCAAGGCAACGATTGCGGTAGGGACGAGCAGAGAATCCAGCATCAGGTAAGTTCCAGGGGCGGGTCGACACGGCTATGACACGTACAGCCTTCCCGCCCCGGGTAAGGTGTTCGTGTCATAGGTCTTGTCAAACCCCGGTCCGTCTGTGCGGACTCCTGGGTCGCATACGCCATGGTCTGTTGACCAAGTATGTTGACGTATGCCGGACGAGCGTGGCGCTCGTGGGAGACTACTCCCCTAGGACGGAGCGGATTCTGCCTAGGCAAAATCCATTCGGCAAGCCTTCTTTCGGAAAAAGATTTCAGCCGCGCTTGGCACGGTAAATGCGGAAACCCTGGCCTTCTGCCTTGATTGCGCAGACGCCAAGATGCTCTTCAATCAGCGGCTGATACTTCAGGAAGCTGTTCGCTACCAAGCGCAGTTCGCCGCCTTTTGCCAGATGTTTGGCCGCTTTTCGCAGCAAGTTCTCCGTAGCGAAATAATCGGTGTGCACTCCGACATGGAACGGTGGGTTGCTCAAAATCGTGTTCAGATTCATCGGCGCTGCGTCGATGCCATCACCGGTCAACACCTCGGCTTCCAGACCGTTGGCGGCCAAGGTCAGGCGACTGCTGGCGGCGGCAAAAGCATCCACGTCGAGCATCGTCACCGTGTTATGCGGATAGCGACGTTTCACGGCGGCTCCAAGCACGCCCGCCCCACAACCGAAATCCAGCAAGTGACCGCTCGGCAACTTGTCCAGATGCTCCAGCAGCAATGCGGTACCGCGATCCAGACGACCATGGCTGAACACGCCCGGCAGGCTCACCACTTTGAGCGGCCCTTCAGCCAGCGGCACCTCGAACACCTGCGCCAGGCTTTCCAGCTCAACCGGCTCGGGGGCGTTGGCCACCGTGACCAGCCACAACTGGCAGTGCCGCGCATTGTCGAGCTTGCGCGGTTTGCCGAACGGGTTCAGTTGCTTGGCCGCACTTTCGATACCGCCTTTCTTTTCCCCGACCAGGTACAACTCTTTGCCGGGCAAACGCGCCGCCACGGCATTGAGCAGGTAATCGGTGAGGTCCTTGGACTTGGGCAGGAACACCACCGCCGTGTCGAACGAACGCTCGGGCACGTTCACGCCGAACTGGCTGCGCTCGGCAAAACGCGCGTCCAGCGCGGCCTGGTCGCCGGCGTGCCAGCTCCAGCCATGGGCGTTGGGCAGGCGGCCCAGCAGGTCGTCGGCGGGCAAGCCCACCAGCAGCACGTCGCCTTGAAAAAGTTCGGCCTGGCGAAGCAGTACTTCACTGCGCGGATCCATGGTCTGCTCCTTGAAAAGGGGCGCAGTTTATCAACTGACGACCCGCAGCGGGGCGCCGCTGAAAAAGCCCTGAGCGTTTTCGATCAATTGGCCGACGATCCGCTGCCGGGCTTCGCGGCTGCCCCAGGCGTTGTGGGGGGTGACGATCAAGCGCGGGATGTCGCCGGCCAGCAACGGGTTGCCGTTGACCGGGGGTTCCACGCTCAATACATCGGTTGCCGCGCCGCCCAAATGACCGCTGCGCAAGGCATCCGCCAGCGCTTGTTCGTTGATCAAGCCACCGCGGGCCGTGTTGACGATAAACGCACCGGGCTTGAGCAGCGCCAGTTCACGGGCACCGATAAAGTCGCGGGTGTGTTCGTTGAGCGGGCAGTGCAGGGTCAGCGCGTCGACCTGCGCCAGCAACTCGTCCAGCGGCACGCGATCGGCACGAGCCGGGCGGCCAGGAATCGCACCCAGGATCACGCGCATGCCAAAGGCTTCAGCCAGGCGCGCAACGGCACCGCCCAATTCGCCATGGCCCAGCAGCCCGAGGGTTTTGCCTTCCAGCTCAACGATCGGATAGTCCAGCAGGCAGAACTGCTTGGCTTGTTGCCAGAGCCCCGCCTGCACATCTCGCTGATAGTCGTTCAGGCGTGTCGCCAGATTGAGCAGCAACATGATCGTATGCTGCGCCACCGATGGCGTGCCGTAACCCTGGCAATTGCTCACGGTAACGCCGTGGGCGCGGGCCG from Pseudomonas yamanorum harbors:
- a CDS encoding M48 family metallopeptidase yields the protein MKKTVAVCALGVSVLLAGCQSVNTTSGGAVGVERKQYMFSMLSSQEVDQMYAQSYQQTLGEASGKGLVDKTSANAKRVQAIANRLIAQAPTFRPDAAQWKWEVNLIKSDEMNANCGPGGKIFVYSALIDNLKLTDDELAAVMGHEIAHALREHGREAMSKAYGIEMAKQGAGALFGLGQDSMALADTVANYGMTLPNSRSNENEADLIGLELSARAGYNPNAAITLWNKMAKASEGSPPEFMSTHPASSSRIASLQAAIPKVMPLYQQAKKS
- a CDS encoding TMEM165/GDT1 family protein translates to MLDSLLVPTAIVALAEIGDKTQLLALVLAARFRKPWPIIAGIIAATLANHAAAGAVGAWFGSFFSDAVLHWILAASFCATALWTLVPDKLDDDETSTARKFGPFLTTLIAFFLAEIGDKTQIATVMLAAQYPELWLVIIGTTLGMLIANVPVVLAGNFAADKLPLTLIRRLAATAFFILAIVAVYKAMQSSGWI
- a CDS encoding class I SAM-dependent methyltransferase gives rise to the protein MDPRSEVLLRQAELFQGDVLLVGLPADDLLGRLPNAHGWSWHAGDQAALDARFAERSQFGVNVPERSFDTAVVFLPKSKDLTDYLLNAVAARLPGKELYLVGEKKGGIESAAKQLNPFGKPRKLDNARHCQLWLVTVANAPEPVELESLAQVFEVPLAEGPLKVVSLPGVFSHGRLDRGTALLLEHLDKLPSGHLLDFGCGAGVLGAAVKRRYPHNTVTMLDVDAFAAASSRLTLAANGLEAEVLTGDGIDAAPMNLNTILSNPPFHVGVHTDYFATENLLRKAAKHLAKGGELRLVANSFLKYQPLIEEHLGVCAIKAEGQGFRIYRAKRG
- a CDS encoding 2-hydroxyacid dehydrogenase gives rise to the protein MNNRRAVFLDHPSLDLGDLDLSGLRALFSELSLHQQTTPENIIERLQGAQVAISNKIALNAETLAACPELKLILVTATGTNNVDLAAARAHGVTVSNCQGYGTPSVAQHTIMLLLNLATRLNDYQRDVQAGLWQQAKQFCLLDYPIVELEGKTLGLLGHGELGGAVARLAEAFGMRVILGAIPGRPARADRVPLDELLAQVDALTLHCPLNEHTRDFIGARELALLKPGAFIVNTARGGLINEQALADALRSGHLGGAATDVLSVEPPVNGNPLLAGDIPRLIVTPHNAWGSREARQRIVGQLIENAQGFFSGAPLRVVS